A region of the Mesoterricola sediminis genome:
GTCCGAGCGGCGGATCCCCCGGTCCCAGCGGTGCCGCGTGCTCGTCACCACGGCCAGCGAAAGCGTGGACGACATCAAGGCCAGCCTCGTCTTCGACGCCGACGGCTACCTGGTCAAGCCCGTGGATCCGGCCGTGATCGAGGAGAAGATCGCCTTGATCCGGGAGGCGTGGATGGCCGAAACTTGACGGGTGAACCCGCCCGTACTGATCCGTCGCGCCGCGTGGCTCCTGGCCGTGGCCGGGCTGCTGGCGGCGGTGTCCAACGCCCTGGCCGGACCCGGTCGGCGCCTGGCCTGGACGGGCCGGGTCCCCGTCCCGGCCCCGGCCGCCCCCGCCGGGCCCACGGCCGCGGCCCCGGCCGCCGACCCCGCGCCGGCCCCGATCCCGGCGCCGCGCCCCGCGGCGCCGAAGGCCTCGCCTGAACCCGGGCCCCGGCCCTTCCCGCCGGACCCCGGCGCGCCGGTGCGGGACCTCACCTCCGGCGAAGCCTGGGAGGCCTACCGGGCGGGCATTCCCTTCCTGGACGCCCGGCGCAGCGCGGACTACGCCGCCGGTCACGTGGCCGGGGCCTGGTGCATCCCCGTCTGGGAGGACGGCGCGGCCGAGGCCATCACCCGCTTCGAGGCCCAGGCGGCCCCGGACCCGAAGGCCCCCCTGGTGCTCTACTGCTCCGGCGGCGGCTGCGAGGACTCCCATCTGCTGGCCCGGCGCCTCCTGGAACTGGGCTACCGGAACCTGCTGGTCTACGGGGGCGGCTGGCCCGACTGGACCGCCCAGGGCCGGCCCACGGCCCGGGGAGGCTCCCGGTGAGCCTCCGCCGCGCCCTCGCCCATCCCTGGCTCCAGGTCCGGGCGCAGATCGCCCTGGGGGCGGTCTTCGTGGCGGCGGCCCTGCCGAAGATCGCCGATCCCCCCGGCTTCGCGAAGCTGATCTGGAACTACGCCCTCTTCCCGGCCTGGGCCGTCCACCCCGCGGCCCTCGTGGTGCCCTGGCTGGAACTGGCCTGCGGGGCCGCGCTCTGCCTCGGCGTCTGGGTCCGGGCCGCGGCGGGGTGGATCGCCGCCCTCCTCGCGGCCTTCATCCTGGCCCTGTCGGTGAACCTGGCCCGGCACCGCCCCGTGGACTGCGGGTGCTTCTCCACCGGGGAACGCGCCCGGAGCGAGGCCGAGCGGATCTCCGACATGCGCTGGGACATCCTGCGCGACCTGGGCCTCCTCCTCCTCGCCCTCCACGCGCTCGGGACCCGTCCTCGCAATCCCGCCGCGTGAAGGTAGAATAGGAGGTTTGGGGGGAGAGACCATGCTCGGTGCGCAAAACGTCACCATGCGCTTTGGCGCCAGGATCCTGTTCGAGGACGTCACCACGACCTTCGCGCCGGGCCGCCGGTACGGCCTGACCGGCCCCAACGGAAGCGGCAAGTCCACTTTCATCAAGCTCTTCACCGGCGAGCAGGAGCCCTCCAGCGGCACCATCCAGCGGCCCCGCAAGATGGGCGTCCTGGCCCAGGACCAGTTCGCCTTCGACGCCTTCCGGGTCATCGACACCGTCATCATGGGCAACAAGGGCCTCTGGGCCGCCCTCCAGGAGCGGGACGCCATCTACGAGAAGGCGGAGATGACCGACGAGGACGGCATGCGCCTCGGCGAGCTCGAGGGCATCGTCGCCGACGAGGACGGCTACACCGCCGAGGCGGACGCGGCGATCCTCCTGGACGGCCTGGGCGTCCCCGAGGCCTTCCACGAGCGCACCATGGGCGAGCTCCAGGGCGGCCAGAAGGTCCGGGTCCTGCTGGCCCAGGCCCTCTTCGGCAACCCCGAGGCCCTCCTGCTGGACGAGCCCACCAACCACCTCGACCTGGACTCCATCCACTGGCTGGAGAACTTCCTGCAGCGCTACAAGGGCTCCCTCGTGGTCATCTCCCACGACCGGCACTTCCTCAACTCGATCTGCACCCACATCGCGGACATCGACTACCAGACCATCATCCAGTACTCGGGCGGCTACGACGACATGGTCGTCCAGAAGATGCAGATCCGCTCCCGCCTGGAGGCCGAGAACACCCAGCGCGAGAAGAAGATCGCCCAGCTGAACGAGTTCATCCAGCGCTTCGCCGCCGGCACCCGCTCGAGCCAGGTCGCCTCCCGCCGCAAGGAGGTGGAGCGCCTGACCCCGAACGACCTGGCCCGGAGCAACATCCAGCGGCCCTACATCATGTTCTCCCAGGCCAAGCCCGGGGGCCGCCACGCCGTGGAGTTCGAGGACGTCAGCCGCGGCTACGACCTGGAGGACGGCAGCCGCCTCGAGGTGATCCGGGGCTTCTCCGCCAACGTCGCCCGGGGCGAGAAGATCGCCGTCGTCGGCCGCAACGGCGCCGGCAAGTCCACGCTCATCAAGGCCCTGCTGGCCAACGCCCCCGGCGTGACCGAGGCGGACCGCGGCATCGACGCCGGCACCGTCAAGTGGGGGCACGAGGTCAACGTCGGCTACTTCGCCCAGGACTTCCGCGAGTCCATCCCCGGCGGCCACGCCCTCGTGGACTGGCTGCGCCAGTTCGATCCCGACGCCATGGTGGAGCAGATCCGCGGCGTGCTGGGCCAGATGCTCTTCCGCGGCGAGGAGGGCATGAAGCGCACCGAGGTCCTTTCGGGCGGAGAGGGCTGCCGGCTCATGTTCTGCAAGCTCATGCTCCAGAAGCCCAACTTCCTGGTCCTCGACGAGCCCACCAACCACCTGGACCTCGAGGC
Encoded here:
- a CDS encoding MauE/DoxX family redox-associated membrane protein, with product MSLRRALAHPWLQVRAQIALGAVFVAAALPKIADPPGFAKLIWNYALFPAWAVHPAALVVPWLELACGAALCLGVWVRAAAGWIAALLAAFILALSVNLARHRPVDCGCFSTGERARSEAERISDMRWDILRDLGLLLLALHALGTRPRNPAA
- a CDS encoding rhodanese-like domain-containing protein, whose translation is MNPPVLIRRAAWLLAVAGLLAAVSNALAGPGRRLAWTGRVPVPAPAAPAGPTAAAPAADPAPAPIPAPRPAAPKASPEPGPRPFPPDPGAPVRDLTSGEAWEAYRAGIPFLDARRSADYAAGHVAGAWCIPVWEDGAAEAITRFEAQAAPDPKAPLVLYCSGGGCEDSHLLARRLLELGYRNLLVYGGGWPDWTAQGRPTARGGSR
- a CDS encoding ABC-F family ATP-binding cassette domain-containing protein codes for the protein MLGAQNVTMRFGARILFEDVTTTFAPGRRYGLTGPNGSGKSTFIKLFTGEQEPSSGTIQRPRKMGVLAQDQFAFDAFRVIDTVIMGNKGLWAALQERDAIYEKAEMTDEDGMRLGELEGIVADEDGYTAEADAAILLDGLGVPEAFHERTMGELQGGQKVRVLLAQALFGNPEALLLDEPTNHLDLDSIHWLENFLQRYKGSLVVISHDRHFLNSICTHIADIDYQTIIQYSGGYDDMVVQKMQIRSRLEAENTQREKKIAQLNEFIQRFAAGTRSSQVASRRKEVERLTPNDLARSNIQRPYIMFSQAKPGGRHAVEFEDVSRGYDLEDGSRLEVIRGFSANVARGEKIAVVGRNGAGKSTLIKALLANAPGVTEADRGIDAGTVKWGHEVNVGYFAQDFRESIPGGHALVDWLRQFDPDAMVEQIRGVLGQMLFRGEEGMKRTEVLSGGEGCRLMFCKLMLQKPNFLVLDEPTNHLDLEAVIALNTALQRYEGTVILVTHDEDLIDEVATRIWNITDDGIEDFQGSFSEFQAHKGLS